Proteins from a genomic interval of Falco rusticolus isolate bFalRus1 chromosome 7, bFalRus1.pri, whole genome shotgun sequence:
- the EGLN3 gene encoding prolyl hydroxylase EGLN3: MPLGHIMRLDLERIALEYVVPCLHDIGFCYLDNFLGEVVGDCVLERVKRMHRDGELADGQLAGPSRGVAKRHLRGDQIKWIGGTEEGCEAINFLLTLIDRLVMYCGSRLGKYYVKERSKAMVACYPGNGTGYVRHVDNPNGDGRCITCIYYLNKNWDSKLHGGILRIFPEGKSYVADVEPIFDRLLFFWSDRRNPHEVQPSYATRYAMTVWYFDAEERAEAKKKFRNLTDARKKEAPLNED; this comes from the exons ATGCCGCTGGGGCACATCATGAGGCTGGACCTGGAGAGAATCGCCCTGGAGTACGTGGTGCCCTGCTTGCACGACATCGGCTTCTGCTACCTGGACAACTTcctgggggaggtggtgggggaCTGCGTGCTGGAGCGGGTGAAGCGGATGCACCGCGACGGGGAGCTGGCCGACGGGCAGCTGGCCGGCCCCAGCCGCGGCGTCGCCAAGCGGCACCTCCGCGGCGACCAGATCAAGTGGATCGGGGGCACAGAGGAGGGCTGCGAGGCCATCAACTTCCTCCTCACGCTGATAGACCGGCTGGTGATGTACTGCGGGAGCCGGCTCGGCAAGTACTACGTGAAGGAGCGATCCAAG gCTATGGTTGCTTGCTATCCCGGAAATGGAACTGGGTATGTTCGTCATGTGGACAATCCAAATGGCGATGGGCGTTGCATCACCTGTATTTATTACCTGAATAAGAACTGGGACTCCAAG ctgcatGGTGGAATACTTCGAATATTCCCAGAAGGAAAGTCCTATGTAGCAGATGTTGAGCCAATTTTTGACcgattactttttttttggtcagatCGAAGGAACCCACATGAAGTCCAGCCTTCTTATGCAACCAG aTATGCCATGACTGTGTGGTATTTTGATGctgaagaaagagcagaagcCAAAAAAAAGTTCAGGAACTTAACTG atgcaaggaagaaagaagcGCCTCTTAATGAAGACTAA